One region of Camelina sativa cultivar DH55 chromosome 6, Cs, whole genome shotgun sequence genomic DNA includes:
- the LOC104793862 gene encoding protein PHLOEM PROTEIN 2-LIKE A5-like: MAVSPSKVHQVFLKFRGEQLRYNFLSHVTDALERHGIKFFIDKYEQRGKDLKHLLVRIEESSIALAIFSSRYPESRWCMDELVMMKKLVDQGKLRVIPIFYKVTAEEVKKPTRDNEFGRNFWRLAELVSTTSSSRDQIKHWLEALESICDKMGLSSEESSESDFVYKIVKEVKTVKEAIDIEEEEKSFWGEILKIKVRNFQFPTT; encoded by the exons ATGGCCGTCTCTCCGAGTAAGGTCCATCAAGTGTTCTTAAAGTTTCGAGGAGAGCAACTGCGGTACAACTTTCTTAGCCACGTAACCGATGCCTTAGAGAGGCACGGGATCAAGTTCTTCATAGACAAATACGAGCAGAGAGGCAAAGACCTCAAACATCTCTTGGTGAGAATTGAAGAGTCGAGCATTGCACTGGCCATCTTCTCTTCTAG GTATCCAGAGTCAAGGTGGTGCATGGATGagttggtgatgatgaagaaacttGTGGATCAAGGAAAGCTCCGAGTGATTCCAATCTTCTACAAGGTAACGGCAGAAGAAGTTAAAAAACCAACACGTGACAATGAGTTTGGTAGAAACTTCTGGAGGCTCGCGGAATTAGTTTCTACAACTTCTTCTAGTAGAGATCAGATCAAACATTGGTTGGAAGCCCTGGAGTCCATCTGCGATAAGATGGGTTTGTCTTCAGAAGAAAG CTCTGAATCCGATTTTGTCTACAAGATTGTTAAGGAGGTTAAGACAGTTAAAGAAGCAAttgatatagaagaagaagagaaatcattTTGGGgggaaatattaaaaataaaagtgaggAATTTTCAGTTCCCTACAACGTAA
- the LOC104793861 gene encoding uncharacterized protein LOC104793861 yields MRLLELYYSNANGLILAMNEDIKQIPTVIRWLIFHACYTQGMIMMMSHIYWLHKQDWYITLKTHTRKNGSLLLLFSLEIYMTWEIQIIQPPPHLWRLIEASYKYDSCILMSDSVQFTESETQAPEDLQYLEQVYSSPPRLAQECKSYKWKIQLIDHDNNIEDQMLTTKDVWKLQDRKVIVHFDEDSGQPDEDSGGLLGSWLGQLSTDVNLLPINYSDWRLFSSHKKAKAWEVIQNKFWFDDPETRKDYVIGVLGSRCKDLKLRLWREYKQNDQAQTLENRPTDIPEDQWHDFVTTRFTDKWRRVRDRNIKSRSNHTMPHSCGRKSFARKRREIKNVTGKTPCRAEFFIETRKKSDGNFVTEEAKRHADELRILMTQNPSTQVTSNMPASLDDEYSQVFGPERSGRVRCVGRGPTPSKFFKRSTAARTEAENAEVVQMRTKMASLENNVKNLTGILQQLLSTTTSDQAPTWATYANIISSSSSQERGNEFNENQNGNGLNVNGMNEIGMNVNGLNINGSERQSSEWQQWNTNGRNVNGRNNNG; encoded by the exons ATGAGACTTTTAGAGTTGTATTATTCAAATGCAAATGGGTTGATACTCGCAATGAACGAGGATATAAAGCAGATCCCTACGGTCATCAGATGGTTAATTTTTCACGCTTGTTACACACAGGggatgatcatgatgatgagccATATATATTGGCTTCACAAGCAAGACTGGTATATTACGTTGAAGACTCACACGAGAAAGAATGGGAGTTTGTTGTTACTGTTCAGCCTAGAGATTTATATGACATGGGAGATCCAGATAATTCAGCCTCCACCGCATCTCTGGAGACTGATTGAAGCATCATATAAATATGACTCTTGTATATT gaTGAGTGATTCAGTGCAGTTCACCGAATCAGAGACACAAGCACCAGAAGATTTGCAGTACTTGGAGCAGGTTTACAGTTCTCCTCCGCGACTTGCTCAGGAATGCAAAAGTTACAAATGGAAAATTCAATTGATAG ATCATGATAACAACATAGAAGACCAAATGCTGACAACCAAAGATGTTTGGAAGTTACAAGATCGTAAAGTGATTGTTCACTTCGATGAAGATAGCGGTCAACCTGATGAAGATTCTGGAGGCTTACTTGGATCATGGTTAGGTCAGCTGAGTACTGATGTGAACTTGTTACCCATTAACTACAGTGATTGGAGATTGTTCAGTTCTCACAAAAAAGCAAAGGCATGGGAAGTAATCCAG aacaaattttggtttgatgatcCTGAGACAAGAAAGGATTATGTGATTGGTGTACTAGGAAGCAGGTGTAAAGATTTAAAATTGCGTCTTTGGAGAGAGTATAAACAAAATGATCAAGCTCAAACATTGGAGAATCGTCCTACTGATATACCTGAAGACCAATGGCATGACTTTGTTACCACGAGGTTCACTGATAAGTGGAGG AGAGTACGAGATCGAAACATCAAAAGCCGAAGCAACCATACCATGCCTCATTCATGTGGGAGAAAGAGTTTTGCTAGAAAAAGACGTGAAATT aaaaatgTGACTGGAAAAACACCATGCCGAGCAGAATTCTTCATCGAGACTCGCAAGAAATCTGATGGAAATTTCGTAACTGAGGAGGCTAAAAGGCATGCG GATGAGCTAAGAATTTTGATGACCCAAAATCCATCAACGCAAGTCACAAGCAATATGCCAGCTAGTTTGGATGATGAATATTCTCAAGTGTTTGGTCCAGAGCGTTCTGGCAGAGTACGTTGTGTTGGTCGTGGACCTACTCCCTCAAAGTTTTTCAAGCGCTCTACGGCAGCAAGAACTGAGGCTGAGAATGCTGAAGTTGTTCAGATGAGAACAAAGATGGCATCATTagagaataatgttaaaaatCTGACAGGAATCTTACAACAGCTGTTGAGTACAACTACTAGCGATCAG gCACCTACATGGGCAACTTATGCGAATATAATAAGCTCTTCATCTTCTCAG gAAAGAGGAAATGAATTCAATGAAAACCAGAATGGCAATGGTTTGAACGTCAATGGTATGAATGAAATTGGCATGAACGTCAATGGTCTGAACATCAATGGCTCTGAACGTCAATCGTCTGAATGGCAACAGTGGAATACTAATGGCCGAAACGTCAATGGTCGGAACAACAATGGATAA